In Flexistipes sp., the sequence GACGATCTTCCTCAGAAAATTTCCAAAAATAATGTCCTGAATGGTTACAGCGATTCTTTGTTTTCCCAGCTTTACAAACTGGCACAGGATATTATAGATGCAGAAAATCTTTCCCAAAAAAATATGGCATTTGACGAATTCTGCCGTATAACGTTAAAGCCTCTTTTTGAGGCTACATTGATGGAAACAGACGGAAACAAGTCCCTTGCGGCTAAAATCTTGGGTATTAACAGAAATACACTGAGAAAAAAAATAAAAGAGTTGAATATTGAGTAAAACAAAAAAAGAAATTTTAGAAAAACTGAAAAACCTGGGCAGACCTCTTAATTTAGACGAGTTGCAACAGGCATTGTCAATCGAAAAGAAAAATCTCCGTAAGGTCTTAAGATCCATGATCATTTCCGGAGATATTGTCAAGCTGAAATCCGGTAAATATGCACTAACAGATGATCTCAATTTGCATACGGGTTATGTAGACGGGCATCCCGACGGCTACGCCTTCTTTGTGCCTGAAAAAGAAGATATGCAGGATTTGTTTATTCCTCCCAAAAGATTAAATGGTGCCGTTCATAAGGACAGAGTGGCAATTAAAATTGAGAAGTTTAAAGGTAAAGAAGAAGCGCATGTGGTGAAAATTCTTGAGCGCGGTTTCAAACGGATTGTCGGGAGAGTGGAAAAATCCAAGTACTTTGCTTATGTTGTTCCTTTTGTGAAGAAATTTTATGGAGATATTTATATCCCCAACAGATTTTCCAAAAAATTAAAAACAGATGATGTTGTGGTTGCCGATATTATTCAATACCCGGAGAAGGGAAAGAACGCAGAAGGGAAGATAGCTAAAAAACTTGGATCCCTTTCTGACAAGGGTATTGAGAATAAAATTGTAATGGAAAAATACGAATATAAAAGGAAATTCCCTAAAGATGTCACTAAGGAGCTTCATGAAAAATCAAAGGCATTGTTTGAAAATCCCGGCGAAAGAAAAGATTTAACCGGATTATTTACCGTAACGATTGACGGTGAAAGTGCCAGGGATTTTGATGATGCTGTTTCCATAAAAAGCTATGACAATGGTGGATATAAACTTTATGTACATATTGCCGATGTGGCTCATTATGTTCAACCGGATTCCAATCTGGATAGAGAGGCTTATAACAGAGCTACAAGCGTATATTTTCCGGAATTTGCCATACCAATGCTGCCTGAAAAACTTTCAAACGATCTCTGCAGTCTGAAGCCGAGAGTTAAAAGACTAACTCTCACAGCGGAAATCGATTATGATTCTTATGGAAACAGAACTTCTTCGAATATATATCAGTCGGTTATCAGAAGTAATTACAGGCTTACTTATGATATTGCTTATAAATATATAATAAAAGAAGAAATTCCTAAAAACAAGAAGCTGTCAAAATTGCTTGATGATTCTGCCGCTTTGGCTGAGTTGTTAATAAAAAGAAGAAGAAAGCAGGGGACAATAGACTTTGATCTGCCTGAGGTTGAGTTTTTATTTGATGATAATGGTGATTTGTATGATCTGAAACCGCTGGAGAGAAACATTGCTCACAGGCTTATAGAACATTTTATGATAGAAGCAAATGAGGCTGTTTCCGAGTTTCTTGAGAAAAAAATTGATACTTCTATATTCAGGATTCATGACAGTCCAGATCCGGCAAAAATTAATGAATTTGTCCAGACGTGTAAAAGATTTGGGGTTGACGTTAAAACCCCGGATGAGATAACCCCGAAAAATATTCAGAGGATATCAAGTTTGATTGAAAACTCACAATTCAGCTACATTCTCAGTTCACTTCTTGTCCGGACGATGCAAAAGGCAGTTTATTCCACAGACAACATAGGTCATTTCGGTCTTTCCTCGGAGTCATATACACATTTTACCAGCCCCATCAGACGATATCCGGATATGATTGTTCACAGACTTTTAAAAAAGCTGTTGTATAACTATGATTTTAAACCGACCAAAAAATTTATGAATGAGGCAGCAGAACACAGCTCAGTAATGGAAAAACAGGAAGAAGAAGCCGAAAGGGAAATTCGTCAGTATAAAAAATTGCGCTTTCTTGAAGCACATATTGATGATGTTTTTGATTGTCATATAAACAGGGTGGCATCCTCCGGTATTTTTGTATTTCTGCCTAAAATGCTTCTTACAGGATTCCTATCAATATCAAATATTGATGATGACTATTATGTTTTTGATCCCGAAAATGAATATCTTGTTGGTAAAAATTCAAAAAAAATGTATAGAATAGGGGATGTTCTGAAGGTTTCGGTTGACAGAATAAACTATGATTATTTAGAAGTGGATTTCAAGCTGGCATAGCTCAGTCGGTAGAGCGATGAACTCGTAATTCATAGGTCGCCGGTTCAATTCCGGCTGCCAGCTTTTTTTTATTCTTTATTTATTAATTATTTGGGAATCAGTATTTTCTTGATGTAACACATTTGTAACATAATTTGCAAATTTTGATTCTGTATGTTTGTAATTTTCTATATATCTTGCATACTTTGTAAATAACATTTGCATATTAACATGTCCTAATTGTTTGGACACATAATGAGGGTTTTCGCCTGCTATTAATGAAAGAACAGCATATGTATGTCTGGTTTGATAAATTGACCTGTATTTAATCCCAAGTCTTTTTAATGCAGGTTTCCAATGCTGGCATAATATTTTACCTGATGATTTGAAGGGTTTTCCGTATTGGTTCAAAAACATAAAATCAGATTTCATAAATGTTTTTAACTTGTGACTTCTCAAAACCTCTTGCAACGGAGGGATAATATCAATTATACGATTCGAATTTTTTGTTTTAGTTTTTGTTAGCCTATGATCTGAAAAGCTTTCCTTTATATGATAAGTCCATGTATTTGAATCAAGATTTTCCCATTTTGCTGCAAGGCATTCACCTGTCCTGCAACCTGTGTAAAACAAAAAAGCTATTAAAGGGTATATTTTGGGTTTGTTTTCTTTGAAAAACTCAAGTATTGCATTCATCTCATGTAAACTAAAAGGCTCAATATCAGGTTTTTCTTCTCTTAAAAAATTAACGTTTTCTGAAGGGTCATATTCTATATATCCTTTTGCTTTTGCATATTTGAAAAGTTGTTTCACTGTGCTTAATATATTATTAATTGTTTTACTCTTACGTCCTTTAGCAAGTTCTACGATCCAATTTTCAATATCTATTTGGTTAATCTTATCTATTAGGTAATCACCAAAATAAGAATTGAAATGCAGCAGCTCTCCCTTATTATTCCGTAAGGAACTATGAGAAATGATGTTTGCTTCATATTTGTTTTCTTTGGTTTTGATGAATTCAGTTACAACGTTTTTAACGTAATTTGTTTTGGTAGGAACTAAATTAAATAATTTCAGTTTTTTAGAATTAGGAAAGTATTCATCATATTTGAAAGTATCAAATTCTATCTTGTTTTGAATTTCTGCAAGTAGTCTTTGAGCATATTTACGATTACTTTTAGTATCTTCTATGCCCAGACTTTCGTAGCACCGAACGCCTTTATAAACAAAATTTAGCCATAATTTTTTATTCCTTTGATAAATACCCATAACATTTTATTAACTTAATCCGAGAAATCGGTAAAGTGCTTTTTTCTTAAATAAAGTAGGGAAGCCTTTTCTTTTAAGGTATAAAGAGGGTGGAAAATGGCCTTTTTGTATTTTATTATAGACTGCCTCTTTAGTTTCCAGCTTTAACAATTGTCTTACTTCTTCAACTGACATCAAACTGTCTTCCATATAGGCCATCCGTAATTTTTCTCGAAGACTTTGAATTTCAGGCGTTGCATCCACAATTGCCACACTCCCATCTTCACTTATAATATTTTTTATATATACTTCTCGTTTCATAATAATACCTCCAAAATCTTTACTTGACATTAATCTAATAAAATCTGTGACAAAAAATTGTGGTATTTACCTAAATAATGAAAAAATTTTTGTGGTCAATTCAATTCGGCTTAGAAATGATAGAATCTTTGAATACTAAAATTGCCTTTTCATATTCTTTTTTCCCTTTAACCGGTATTAATGGTTTTTCTTCAAACTCTTTAAATTTTGCAGTGTGCCCACCGTCGTATAGACTGTTTATAAAGCCGTGTATTGCCTTATTTTGTTCTTTTTCATCATCTTTTATATCAAAGACTCCCGTGTGTTCTGCAATTTCCTTAAATCCTTCTTTATAGCCAATAACAACGTATTCCTGATTATCTATTTTTATACGTTCTATGTTTTTTAACGATGATTCCGTCTCAAGAGTCAAAGCAAGAGCTTTAAGAAAAATATCGAATTTTTTAGGTTTTTCAGTTTTAATATATTCGTATAATTTTTTCTGAGGTGTCATGTTCTCCCTGAAAGTTTCTGTATCGAACTTTTTATTATCGGTATTCTCTTTGAATTCTGCTTTAGTATTTCCTTCCTCTATGTCAAAATCCGGTATTTCTACTTTGCCTTTAAAATTCTCAGGTTTATTACAGCCCCATACGTATTTATTTTTGATAATTACAAAATTAAGCTTAAAATTTTTAGCACTCCCGGGCAGTGTAATGAGTGCATGTATAAATGTTTTGCCGGTATCAGTTTCAAGTATAATATTTTTATCTCTCATCAGTTTTACAACATGCTCCCGAGTTGTTTTTAGCTGATAGTGTTTTTTCATGTAGCCAAGGATTTTTTGCATTGTTCCGGGATTTACAATAAGGGTTATGGTATCAAGAACAATAAGATCACTAAAATTCTCATTTATCGCAAGCATCCTCTTATCACTCATTTCAGCAATTGAGGCTGAAAAAGCTTCTATTATTTCATATACTTCCTCTTTATTTTCCGTTTTAGGCAAAGATTCCTCATAGTCCATTTGGACACTCAAAATATCAGCATCTTTTACTAACTCTTTTGTCGTTTCCACTGGGTCATAACCCCAAAATTCGTCGATAAGCCTGATAAAGTTATAGGCTGTCAGATACTGTCTATCTCTTGTCTCAAGCATTTGCCAAAGGATTATGATATTTCTTTTTTCGTGTTTACCTGTTCTTTCTTTGTGCCATCTTATATCATAATCACCATTCTTAAGAACAAAATCTAAAAGGTTGTCGTCGTAATTATCCCACTGAATTTCTTTCTTTTTAGATATAATATCCATATCAAAAACTTTTCCTGCATCATGCAGTAGCCCATGAATAGCTGTCCTGTATAAAATCTTCTCTTTATTCCGGAGATTAAATTGGCTGTCCAGATCACCGTTACCGTCAAATTTCAGCTCCAATTTTCTGTGCTGAGCAACAAGAGCGTTTATGCATGTTTCAAGTGAATGCACAAATAAGCCGAATCTTTCAGAATGGTGATGATTTTCAGAAGCGGGCAGGTCATATACTTTTCTGAAAAACCTTACTAAAATATCATAGAACATTTCATAGCTTACGTCTTTATATGAAGGGAGAAGGTTGTCGATTTTATTGATATACTTTTTGTACTCGCTAAAATATTTTTCAATTTCTGCATTTACGTTATCTTCAAATACCGGTTTTCTCTTAAAAAGCTTTGTAAGCATTATTAATCCCTCTGCAAAGTATAGTATTTACCGTTGTTGAATGATTTTGTTGAATACAAGCAGTTTTGACGGGGTTTAAGATAATTGAAACTCTTTTCATCAACGCCAAAACTTTTCGATACGTTCTTGTAAACAATAGGATCAATCGCAAAGATGATTTTAGTGGCTGTGTTGAGCAAAATGTCCGTATGGAAGTGTAAAGGGTTCTGAGTAGATAAAATAACGCCTAAGCCAAATTTTCGGCCTTCCTGGACTATCTTTATTATCATGTTCGTTATTTTAGGAACATCCATAAAAAAGCTGGCCTCATCAATTATGATGTAATGCTTTACTGTGTCCGTTATCGGCTGATTGGTGAAAAAATCATACAGTCTGCTAAGAATGTAATATGTGACTATCTTCTTTTGCTCATCGTCGAGGTGTTTGATGTTAACGCATGAGTCGTAAAGACTAATTTCATTTTTTACAAAAACGCCTGATTTGTTAATATTGCTTAATCTGTTAATTAAGCCAAGCAGTGAACGCTGGTTGTTATAAACTAAGAAATCTTTATCGTTGATTATGCCTTTCTCAAGATATTGCCTGTATTTCTCAACAAGTATCTCAATCTCATTTTGAATTTTTTTATTAAGGTCTTCAATTTCTGAATCAATTTCTAACGATTCAGCTTTAACTTTCTTTTTCTCTAGCCTGAGAAGTTTGTTTTTAGATTTGAATAGTTGATTTAATGGCTCTAAATCCTTGGAGTCCAATTCTCCGGTGAGAGTCTTTTTATACTTGTATTTTAGAAACCGTACCAAATCGTCAACGTCTGGGTATCTTTCAATATTCTTGTAGTTGTCTTCTGTGATTTTATTTTTATAATATAACTCCTCAATTGCATGATAGAGCATATTCTCCTGCTCATGTCCAAGTTTTGTGCCGGATGATAGCTCGTTTAAAAGTGAAATAAATGAAAGGATGGACGCTTTCAGTCCACCCTCAAATCCGCTTGCTTTGAGTGGATTAATTCCTTTGTCACTGTCTATGGACAAAGCATTCTCTGTTATTGGAAGAGTAGGCTTGTTGGCATTGTTTACGACAATATCACCGTGCTTGTCTATTATAGTAAAAGTTACACCTTTTTTGTGTAGCGTATTTACTATTTGTTTGATTGAAAAGGTTTTGCCTGATCCGGAAGAACCACAGATAGTCAAATGAGGGTTATGAGCTTGAAAAGGGTCCCAGAATATTTTTTTATCTTTGATAGAACCAACATAATAAGGCATTACTGGCTCCTTACTTGCTTAAATATTTCTGCAGCTAAATCCGCCAATTCCGATGTAAGAGATTTGACAAATTGCACAAATCCGTCAGGGTCAAAATCTCCGATTGCTTTTAGAACTTCCTCTGTGTATCCGTTCTGAACCATCCAATGGTATCCAAAAGCAAGTGCCAGTATGAAAATTAATTGTTTCATAACAAACCTCTATATTTTCCCATAAAAATTATATGTTAAATTATAATTGTCCTTATTGCTTTTGCACTGCTTGCAAATTCTGACAGCAGCACTTTCACTGACAAAATATTCTCTGCACCTCAAACATTTGATTTTTCTGCTTAGTTTGCCTTGCCTCCACAACTCCCGCTTTTTTCTTTCTTCTCCGCTTAATACTCCCATAAATCACCTTAGAGATTACCTATCGGTAGATTTGCAACTGAGTTATAAACAAGCATATAGGCAAGTAATCCATAGCCATAAACAACAAGGTATGGATTTGATGGAATAGGGCAAAGCAAATAAGCAACAAGCATACAAACAAAGAAAAATACTGCTGATCTGTGAGTCCAGTGGAACAGAATTGTGCTTTTTATTTTAAACTGCTCAATTTTTTTGTTATGAGCGATCCTACCTTCGGCAAATCCCAGTATTGAGCCTACAAAGATTAGCGGCAAAGCATAAAGCAAGGACAGAGATCTGATGAATCCTGCAATAATTGGAACACCAACAGAATTCATCAACATATTAAAGACTTCTTCATCTTTTTTTACAGCGTGGTACAAAAAACTTTTAATATTATGCACACCGGCATTTATCCATTTCTTTGTTTCCCCGCCAGCAATCTGAACATAGTTATCAACTTCAGCGTTTACTAATCTTTGCCCATAGGATTCGTTAGTGTTAAGCATATATCTCAAGGCAAACATTTCTATTCCGATAATGAGAAGTATTGTTGCAAAAAATATAAATCTTCTGTCAGTCATGCTTTCTGAGCTCACATTACACCTCTTTCAGTATTATTTTGGACTGATCCCCATAGTACGCTCAAAAGAATATTTACCATGAGTAGGTGTAAATTTTTTTATTTGCCAATCGGGTAGCAACCTATATTTAAGCTTAGGACCATTGGGATATAAAGTAAAACGTCTTTCAAAAGAACCATCATTGTTTTCATCTATACGACCATCTTGGAGTTTTGTTTCTAAGTCTACAAATATCCAGAGATACGGTCTCTTATTTCCGATAACTGTTTCAAAGATAAACATTTTTGTTTCATCTTTTGTTTGCCACAACTCATGTAACACATCATAACCATACTCTTTGTTATATCTTAGAGTTGTTGAATTTTTCCATGTAGAAGCTATTTTTTTCCAGTTATTGCAATCTTTTGGTAATGTTTTTGGAAAATTTCTAAGATTAAGGTTATCCAAAGCATTAATTTTGTTACAAAACTTTTGATTTTCTGCAAAAACAACTGTTGCCAAACTTAAAACCATTAAAACAAAAACTAACTTTTTCATAAAACACCTCCGTTTAAATTATTTTTCTCTTATTATCCGTTATTACTTCCTTCATAAAGGACTTCTCAATATTATCAGTGATTATAGGAAGTCTGAGTTTGTAAGGGTTCTCCCCCTGTGTATACATAAAAGCATGCCCGACAGGCAGTGACGTTATGTAGCTTTTGTCAATTAATGGAACAGGCTTGTTAATCAATCTTTCCCCGGAACTTCCCCCATACAGAATACCGTCCTCTTTAGCATCTGGAGAATAACTGATTGTTTTCATTCTTTCTTTTATAATTGTTTCTCCGTATAAATCTTGGAACAGCTCTGCTATTTCTTTTTCCGGAGTCCTCAAAAATATCTTGTTATTTGTGTTTGCGAGTATTTGAGATGCTTTTGCACGGTCAACAACAGCTTCTATGTCTTTTGATGTCTGCATACCAAGTGTAGCTCTGACACCAGCTCCCCTGGACTTATTCAAAAGGTCAACATAACCGTCAAACATAACGTTGTAAAACTCGTCAACAAACAGATTTATTGGCCGTCTGTCTTTATCTTCCTGAAAAGCATAGATATTACCTACATAATATAAGAAATCTTGCAAGGCTAAACGCCCCACGTTTTTAGCAACGGTAGCATCAAGCATACTTCCAAGATAAAAGTAAACAACACGATTTTTATTAATTACTTTTTCCCATGTGATGTCTGAAGGTATGCTTGAAAGAAGTGTGCCGATTTCACCATATGTCAAAGAACTTAAAACTGGTGCAAGATTAGAGCGAACCTTGATAAAGAAATCTCCGGGATATTCCATAAGATTAGATAATGACTTATAGGCATCTTCAAGCATTTTATTTTTTTCAGTATCTTTATTTTTTACCTCGTCATAAGCCTGCTTTACTCTTTTAAAAAGGTCTTTTGTCTCCCCAAGAGCATACTTGTCTATATTATCAAGCGTTATAGCTTCACCGAGTGACATTAATCCTTTACAGACACCTAAAATCACATTCCAAACGAAATCGGCGTAAAAAGGGTCATTGCCGACTTCCATAATAGACCGCATTCTTGAAGCTAAATCGGTAGGTTTTGCAAAATTATCCATAGGGTTGTAGCTTAAGCTATACTTGGGGTGAGCGAGAGAAAAAAACTGAAAGTCGTCCTCTCTGCCTGTACGCCTGCACACATCATACATTCTGTCTACAAGCTCATTATCGCCCTTTGGATCAAAGATAATAACAGGTTCTTTTCTAAGTATTCCTTGGGTTGCAAGTGATTCGAGAAGTCTTGTTTTTCCGCTTCCTGTGCCCCCCACAACGGCGGTCTGCAAAGCAAGTACTTTATTAGGTAGCGAAATGGTCTTTTCATCAGAATAACCGACACCGTGAATAGCCGGATTGCCGCCGGTTTTGCTCATATCAAAATATTTAAGCAAAGTTTCCTGCTGTAACAGATCATACATCCTTTGAACATGCTTATTTTGCCATACAAAACCTTTGCCAATAAAAGTTTTGTCTTTATTCGGCTTCGCCTTAACAACGCTGTAAGTTACAGGTTTGGAAAGTGCCAAAGATTTAACTTCAGCCGAACGCATCATCAGTTTGTAAAAACGATGGATAGCTAATATGAGGATTCCCATACCTAAACCTGTGCTGATAGAGCTGGGAAGTTGTAAATATTGTCCGTAAAACATAACCCCTAAGGCAAGCAAGAATTCTATAATAAAGGGTTTTATGTAGTAATTTTTCAAAAACATCTATCACCCCTCTATTTCTTTAATTCCTTTATAATAAGATTTTTAATCAACTCAGGCTGATAGCCATTTATAGGATGACCGTTGACAAGAAGGTATGGAGTTCCTCTTACACCAATTTCTTTGCCTTGTTTTATATTTTTTTTAATTTTTTGTGTGATGTCAGGGGAATTCAGTATTTTGTAAAACTTGCCTATATCATCATTCTCAAGCTTCTTCTCAAAAATACCTGTTATCTCTTCGTATGATTTGTTTTTATAGCTGTATTGATACATATTCCAGTTATAGCCTAATTGTTTTCCTGCCTCGTAGATTTTTGCAAGCAGTTTTGCATTTTTGTGGAAGGATAGGGGGAAATGTTTGTAGTATATTACTATGTCATTTTTATGCTTATTGAAAAAAGATCCAAGCTCATTTGACATCTTTCTGCAGTAAGGGCATTCAAAGTCTGAAAATACCACAATTTTTACTTTAGCTGTTTCTGGATTACCGAAATAAACCTCATTTTCTGATACTTCTATATCAACGCTCTTTGAAATACTTTCATAATATTTTGCAAGGTTTTTGCCAGTTTCAAGATCAATCAAAGCATTAGTAATATATTTACCGTTTGTTATAAACGACAACTCTTTTGATTTGTCCCCCAAGCTGAAATCCAATAGTACATAATAAAAATCAGAATCTGGTATATCTATTTCTTTTTTCACATTTATATCCGCTTTGCCCTGGGACTTTTTATTAAGATATTCGATGATATTCTTTGTAGCTTCTGAAAGATCTTCTGTTTGGGCAAATAAGAAGTATGACTGTGAAAGAAAAATTATCACAAAAAAAGTGCAAATGATTTTAAAAAAATTTGATTGTTTCATATGGCTATCTCCTATACCGTTTTTTTATCACTAAAAAATATAAGAATTACCTGATAAAAAATTGTGGTATTTTCAGAAGA encodes:
- a CDS encoding helix-turn-helix transcriptional regulator, which produces MKREVYIKNIISEDGSVAIVDATPEIQSLREKLRMAYMEDSLMSVEEVRQLLKLETKEAVYNKIQKGHFPPSLYLKRKGFPTLFKKKALYRFLGLS
- a CDS encoding ATP-binding protein; this encodes MPYYVGSIKDKKIFWDPFQAHNPHLTICGSSGSGKTFSIKQIVNTLHKKGVTFTIIDKHGDIVVNNANKPTLPITENALSIDSDKGINPLKASGFEGGLKASILSFISLLNELSSGTKLGHEQENMLYHAIEELYYKNKITEDNYKNIERYPDVDDLVRFLKYKYKKTLTGELDSKDLEPLNQLFKSKNKLLRLEKKKVKAESLEIDSEIEDLNKKIQNEIEILVEKYRQYLEKGIINDKDFLVYNNQRSLLGLINRLSNINKSGVFVKNEISLYDSCVNIKHLDDEQKKIVTYYILSRLYDFFTNQPITDTVKHYIIIDEASFFMDVPKITNMIIKIVQEGRKFGLGVILSTQNPLHFHTDILLNTATKIIFAIDPIVYKNVSKSFGVDEKSFNYLKPRQNCLYSTKSFNNGKYYTLQRD
- a CDS encoding TraI domain-containing protein, which produces MLTKLFKRKPVFEDNVNAEIEKYFSEYKKYINKIDNLLPSYKDVSYEMFYDILVRFFRKVYDLPASENHHHSERFGLFVHSLETCINALVAQHRKLELKFDGNGDLDSQFNLRNKEKILYRTAIHGLLHDAGKVFDMDIISKKKEIQWDNYDDNLLDFVLKNGDYDIRWHKERTGKHEKRNIIILWQMLETRDRQYLTAYNFIRLIDEFWGYDPVETTKELVKDADILSVQMDYEESLPKTENKEEVYEIIEAFSASIAEMSDKRMLAINENFSDLIVLDTITLIVNPGTMQKILGYMKKHYQLKTTREHVVKLMRDKNIILETDTGKTFIHALITLPGSAKNFKLNFVIIKNKYVWGCNKPENFKGKVEIPDFDIEEGNTKAEFKENTDNKKFDTETFRENMTPQKKLYEYIKTEKPKKFDIFLKALALTLETESSLKNIERIKIDNQEYVVIGYKEGFKEIAEHTGVFDIKDDEKEQNKAIHGFINSLYDGGHTAKFKEFEEKPLIPVKGKKEYEKAILVFKDSIISKPN
- a CDS encoding Arm DNA-binding domain-containing protein; translated protein: MGIYQRNKKLWLNFVYKGVRCYESLGIEDTKSNRKYAQRLLAEIQNKIEFDTFKYDEYFPNSKKLKLFNLVPTKTNYVKNVVTEFIKTKENKYEANIISHSSLRNNKGELLHFNSYFGDYLIDKINQIDIENWIVELAKGRKSKTINNILSTVKQLFKYAKAKGYIEYDPSENVNFLREEKPDIEPFSLHEMNAILEFFKENKPKIYPLIAFLFYTGCRTGECLAAKWENLDSNTWTYHIKESFSDHRLTKTKTKNSNRIIDIIPPLQEVLRSHKLKTFMKSDFMFLNQYGKPFKSSGKILCQHWKPALKRLGIKYRSIYQTRHTYAVLSLIAGENPHYVSKQLGHVNMQMLFTKYARYIENYKHTESKFANYVTNVLHQENTDSQIINK
- a CDS encoding DsbA family protein yields the protein MKQSNFFKIICTFFVIIFLSQSYFLFAQTEDLSEATKNIIEYLNKKSQGKADINVKKEIDIPDSDFYYVLLDFSLGDKSKELSFITNGKYITNALIDLETGKNLAKYYESISKSVDIEVSENEVYFGNPETAKVKIVVFSDFECPYCRKMSNELGSFFNKHKNDIVIYYKHFPLSFHKNAKLLAKIYEAGKQLGYNWNMYQYSYKNKSYEEITGIFEKKLENDDIGKFYKILNSPDITQKIKKNIKQGKEIGVRGTPYLLVNGHPINGYQPELIKNLIIKELKK
- a CDS encoding DUF4400 domain-containing protein — protein: MSSESMTDRRFIFFATILLIIGIEMFALRYMLNTNESYGQRLVNAEVDNYVQIAGGETKKWINAGVHNIKSFLYHAVKKDEEVFNMLMNSVGVPIIAGFIRSLSLLYALPLIFVGSILGFAEGRIAHNKKIEQFKIKSTILFHWTHRSAVFFFVCMLVAYLLCPIPSNPYLVVYGYGLLAYMLVYNSVANLPIGNL
- a CDS encoding type IV secretion system DNA-binding domain-containing protein produces the protein MFLKNYYIKPFIIEFLLALGVMFYGQYLQLPSSISTGLGMGILILAIHRFYKLMMRSAEVKSLALSKPVTYSVVKAKPNKDKTFIGKGFVWQNKHVQRMYDLLQQETLLKYFDMSKTGGNPAIHGVGYSDEKTISLPNKVLALQTAVVGGTGSGKTRLLESLATQGILRKEPVIIFDPKGDNELVDRMYDVCRRTGREDDFQFFSLAHPKYSLSYNPMDNFAKPTDLASRMRSIMEVGNDPFYADFVWNVILGVCKGLMSLGEAITLDNIDKYALGETKDLFKRVKQAYDEVKNKDTEKNKMLEDAYKSLSNLMEYPGDFFIKVRSNLAPVLSSLTYGEIGTLLSSIPSDITWEKVINKNRVVYFYLGSMLDATVAKNVGRLALQDFLYYVGNIYAFQEDKDRRPINLFVDEFYNVMFDGYVDLLNKSRGAGVRATLGMQTSKDIEAVVDRAKASQILANTNNKIFLRTPEKEIAELFQDLYGETIIKERMKTISYSPDAKEDGILYGGSSGERLINKPVPLIDKSYITSLPVGHAFMYTQGENPYKLRLPIITDNIEKSFMKEVITDNKRKII
- the rnr gene encoding ribonuclease R codes for the protein MSKTKKEILEKLKNLGRPLNLDELQQALSIEKKNLRKVLRSMIISGDIVKLKSGKYALTDDLNLHTGYVDGHPDGYAFFVPEKEDMQDLFIPPKRLNGAVHKDRVAIKIEKFKGKEEAHVVKILERGFKRIVGRVEKSKYFAYVVPFVKKFYGDIYIPNRFSKKLKTDDVVVADIIQYPEKGKNAEGKIAKKLGSLSDKGIENKIVMEKYEYKRKFPKDVTKELHEKSKALFENPGERKDLTGLFTVTIDGESARDFDDAVSIKSYDNGGYKLYVHIADVAHYVQPDSNLDREAYNRATSVYFPEFAIPMLPEKLSNDLCSLKPRVKRLTLTAEIDYDSYGNRTSSNIYQSVIRSNYRLTYDIAYKYIIKEEIPKNKKLSKLLDDSAALAELLIKRRRKQGTIDFDLPEVEFLFDDNGDLYDLKPLERNIAHRLIEHFMIEANEAVSEFLEKKIDTSIFRIHDSPDPAKINEFVQTCKRFGVDVKTPDEITPKNIQRISSLIENSQFSYILSSLLVRTMQKAVYSTDNIGHFGLSSESYTHFTSPIRRYPDMIVHRLLKKLLYNYDFKPTKKFMNEAAEHSSVMEKQEEEAEREIRQYKKLRFLEAHIDDVFDCHINRVASSGIFVFLPKMLLTGFLSISNIDDDYYVFDPENEYLVGKNSKKMYRIGDVLKVSVDRINYDYLEVDFKLA